In the genome of Cutibacterium equinum, one region contains:
- the nudC gene encoding NAD(+) diphosphatase, producing MTGIRQTRIVARPILDRCHADRDDAEANRARWKNPEARLLLVDPHDEVVMVDGRLAAVPTAGERDDQRDLFVGVVEGVPWFARRTEQSRPEACSLRTVDLGPTDRELVMSALAALAWHESNPACPRCGKPTRITSGGPARICPHGHRVFPRTDPAIIAAVLDAQDRIVLARQHSWPADRRSVVAGFVEAGEPAEHALVREVAEETTLTITSARYVGSQSWPFPRSLMFGYVARAAGTINVGHDELAEADFFSRDEVSDQVESGQLQLPPTLSIARALIDAWLARRLPEPESGFDLSSPLR from the coding sequence GTGACTGGGATCAGGCAGACGCGCATCGTGGCTCGACCCATCTTGGATCGGTGCCATGCAGACCGCGACGACGCCGAGGCGAATCGAGCCCGGTGGAAGAATCCGGAGGCCCGGCTATTGCTGGTTGATCCGCACGACGAGGTCGTCATGGTCGATGGACGCCTTGCTGCTGTTCCTACTGCGGGGGAACGTGATGACCAGCGAGACCTGTTTGTCGGTGTTGTCGAGGGAGTGCCGTGGTTCGCCCGGCGCACTGAGCAATCCCGTCCAGAAGCCTGCAGTCTGCGCACAGTAGACCTCGGTCCAACTGATCGTGAATTGGTGATGTCAGCACTCGCCGCTCTGGCCTGGCACGAGAGCAATCCGGCATGCCCTCGATGCGGGAAACCGACACGCATCACCAGTGGTGGCCCGGCTCGGATCTGTCCACATGGGCACCGTGTCTTCCCACGAACGGACCCGGCAATCATCGCTGCCGTCCTCGACGCGCAGGACCGTATTGTGCTTGCTCGGCAACATTCCTGGCCTGCGGATCGTCGGTCTGTCGTGGCCGGATTTGTCGAAGCTGGGGAACCAGCCGAGCATGCTTTGGTTCGCGAGGTTGCCGAGGAGACGACCTTGACAATCACATCCGCTCGCTACGTCGGGTCACAGTCATGGCCCTTCCCACGGTCTCTCATGTTCGGTTACGTTGCACGGGCAGCTGGAACGATCAACGTGGGTCACGATGAGCTGGCTGAGGCTGATTTCTTCAGTCGCGACGAGGTGTCCGATCAGGTCGAGTCCGGTCAGTTACAACTGCCCCCAACCTTGTCGATTGCCAGAGCTCTCATCGACGCATGGTTGGCACGTCGGCTTCCAGAACCCGAAAGCGGATTCGACTTGTCGTCTCCGCTGAGGTGA
- a CDS encoding exodeoxyribonuclease V subunit gamma, which produces MAGVVKVVHSWHDVTEAVTTALSQPTDDPFVRPLLVAPNTAHSRALLQSVARSHGIAAGIQTTTPQGLRTHLNEQLLGVKADDDPWRLGPLALRIARIIETDCPGFETVSVHIDASRDLGIPRASWTTARQAAEALTALARDSHDVLRTWGQGQGVGRDDDHDVDLAGEPLDPARSWWAPLWRALLAESYPAPDPVTRHTMLVDALRGQDASSGAPIVWFSSTVVPHHDVELAEALATSRDVTIIHLDHAIGEDDPWHTFDRLRSTTTTGWTASSLPVTRDTPSVTGSEFASVEIHNCHGSDRQAEVIKDVVCAVLADDNAVEPRDIVIVCSGHQDTANLLSASANADVDHPANQIRFTGPEPQSRANPVTEAVTTILGLASSRATGQDLLNLCAMPAVRARFGFSDDDLQTIERLVSQADIRWGVDAAAREDAGLGRIRQSTWLAGIERMVLAIAMSSTPPTHLDTVTPITDVGSTTIPVVGKLAELVSRLRKAFLDTEAPGPITVWSTRISDIVGSLTAAPSDAPRSVLDTLSLLTGLDVSAEDRKFDRQEIIDLLIWLSRTHHGRHTWFDGSLHVCQPGDLSPIDHQVVIIVDPDQDVMGSDQLQGLRDSCLDPTARARQALLDTALSATSRLIVVRQARNAMTNLPVLPGPFTTTLTQSLEMRSIPAHCVDHGLQPFSPDEFSDGSGASWRGFDQTAGEAARCQPGSWRRPERVVLPPVTELPESRMSPTDLTLALSHPARTLLRARAGAPANERSTELPVDLPLAPTSLDKYWIRSRILADLEHGSNPDDAIAAERLRGSTPPGRLGQHLVTSLADDAVLISQVANELRGGNDERFVEINLDLDEGDNPPLTWPDGLIVDPMHVVSLRGRVGVRDKTIVHAVASRANAGPLLDLWVDLLAVAIATDEVGWLGVLVSNDGVRKVVAPDPDRARGILAGLARLAWWSNQQLIPLPVKLAQALVGLSPMARNDYRTGASALQVQWSRERDPNWAAFLGSDVTELITRCHELGTTLEELSGWLFDPIIHASQGTGLSQPSMARFAHPGSMA; this is translated from the coding sequence ATGGCGGGTGTTGTGAAGGTGGTTCATAGCTGGCACGACGTCACCGAAGCCGTGACGACGGCCCTGTCGCAACCGACTGACGATCCTTTCGTTCGTCCGCTGCTCGTAGCCCCCAACACCGCTCATTCGCGTGCTCTGCTGCAGTCTGTTGCCCGCAGCCATGGCATCGCTGCTGGCATCCAGACGACGACCCCCCAAGGTCTTCGAACTCACCTCAACGAACAGCTTCTCGGAGTTAAGGCCGACGATGATCCGTGGCGTCTTGGCCCGTTGGCGTTGCGAATCGCGCGGATCATCGAAACTGATTGCCCCGGCTTCGAGACCGTCTCCGTCCATATCGATGCCAGCCGGGACCTAGGCATTCCGCGCGCATCATGGACGACAGCCCGGCAAGCCGCAGAAGCCTTGACGGCCCTGGCCCGAGATTCCCATGACGTGTTGCGAACCTGGGGGCAAGGCCAGGGTGTGGGACGCGACGATGACCATGACGTCGATCTTGCTGGTGAACCCCTGGATCCAGCTCGATCGTGGTGGGCCCCGCTCTGGCGTGCCCTGCTCGCTGAGTCCTACCCAGCTCCCGATCCGGTCACCAGACACACGATGTTGGTCGACGCGTTGCGAGGCCAGGACGCCTCATCCGGTGCACCCATCGTGTGGTTCTCATCGACAGTTGTGCCCCATCATGACGTCGAGTTGGCTGAAGCGCTCGCAACATCGCGCGACGTCACGATCATCCACCTCGACCATGCGATTGGAGAGGATGATCCGTGGCACACCTTCGACCGCCTGCGCTCCACAACGACCACAGGGTGGACTGCGTCATCGCTTCCTGTGACGAGGGATACTCCAAGCGTGACAGGCAGCGAGTTCGCCTCCGTCGAGATTCACAACTGCCATGGCTCAGACCGTCAGGCAGAGGTCATCAAAGACGTCGTCTGCGCAGTTCTTGCCGACGACAACGCAGTAGAGCCACGAGATATCGTCATTGTCTGTTCCGGACACCAGGACACGGCGAACCTGTTGTCTGCCAGCGCCAACGCAGACGTCGACCATCCTGCCAACCAGATCCGGTTTACCGGGCCTGAACCTCAGAGCCGTGCCAACCCAGTGACCGAAGCCGTCACAACCATCCTGGGTTTGGCATCTTCCCGGGCGACCGGGCAGGACCTGCTCAATCTCTGCGCGATGCCTGCGGTGAGAGCACGTTTCGGATTCTCCGACGATGACCTGCAAACCATCGAACGGCTGGTCAGCCAGGCCGATATCCGATGGGGAGTCGATGCGGCCGCTCGTGAAGATGCCGGGCTGGGTCGGATCCGGCAGTCGACATGGCTGGCTGGAATCGAGCGCATGGTCCTTGCCATCGCGATGTCGTCGACTCCTCCGACCCACCTCGATACCGTCACACCTATTACTGATGTGGGTTCCACCACGATCCCCGTGGTGGGGAAGCTGGCTGAGCTAGTTTCCCGATTGCGCAAGGCATTCTTGGACACCGAGGCCCCCGGGCCAATCACGGTGTGGTCAACTCGCATCAGCGACATCGTCGGCAGCCTCACCGCTGCGCCCAGTGACGCTCCGCGTTCCGTGCTAGATACTCTCTCTCTGCTAACCGGCCTTGACGTATCCGCCGAGGATCGAAAATTTGATCGCCAGGAGATCATCGACCTGTTGATCTGGTTGTCGCGCACACACCATGGTCGTCACACCTGGTTTGACGGGTCACTTCACGTCTGTCAGCCCGGGGACCTTTCCCCCATTGACCATCAGGTTGTCATCATCGTCGACCCTGATCAAGATGTCATGGGTTCCGACCAGCTTCAGGGGTTACGCGATAGCTGCCTTGACCCGACTGCCAGAGCACGCCAGGCCCTCCTCGATACTGCACTGTCGGCAACGAGCCGTCTCATCGTCGTCCGACAGGCTCGAAACGCTATGACCAACCTGCCAGTGCTACCTGGCCCATTTACCACGACCCTCACCCAGTCATTGGAGATGAGGTCCATCCCCGCTCACTGTGTCGATCACGGTTTGCAACCCTTTTCACCTGATGAATTCAGCGACGGAAGCGGTGCATCGTGGCGTGGTTTCGACCAAACTGCAGGCGAGGCGGCACGCTGCCAACCTGGTTCGTGGCGACGTCCTGAACGGGTTGTCCTACCGCCGGTGACAGAGCTTCCCGAATCACGAATGTCGCCAACCGATCTGACCCTGGCGTTGTCCCACCCGGCTAGAACCTTGCTCCGGGCCCGGGCAGGTGCTCCAGCCAATGAGAGAAGCACGGAGTTACCAGTCGACCTTCCTCTTGCTCCAACATCATTGGACAAGTATTGGATCCGTTCTCGGATACTGGCGGATCTCGAGCATGGTTCGAACCCGGATGATGCCATCGCTGCCGAGCGGTTGCGAGGGTCGACTCCCCCAGGTCGTCTGGGTCAGCATCTCGTCACTTCCCTGGCAGATGATGCGGTGCTTATCTCGCAGGTGGCCAATGAGCTTCGTGGCGGCAATGACGAGCGATTCGTCGAAATCAACCTTGATCTCGATGAAGGCGACAATCCACCATTGACATGGCCTGATGGCCTCATCGTCGACCCGATGCATGTGGTATCCCTGAGAGGCCGTGTCGGCGTCAGGGACAAGACGATTGTCCACGCCGTCGCGAGTCGCGCGAATGCCGGGCCGCTTCTTGACCTGTGGGTCGACCTGCTAGCGGTCGCCATTGCGACTGACGAGGTCGGGTGGTTGGGAGTGTTGGTCTCAAACGACGGAGTTCGAAAAGTGGTCGCCCCGGATCCCGATCGTGCACGCGGGATTCTCGCCGGGCTGGCACGTCTGGCGTGGTGGAGCAATCAGCAGCTCATTCCCCTGCCCGTCAAGCTGGCCCAGGCTCTCGTGGGACTGTCTCCCATGGCCCGCAACGACTACCGCACCGGTGCTAGTGCGCTGCAAGTGCAGTGGTCACGCGAGCGTGATCCGAACTGGGCGGCGTTCCTGGGCTCTGACGTTACCGAGCTCATCACCCGGTGCCATGAACTCGGCACCACTCTCGAGGAGCTTTCCGGGTGGTTGTTCGACCCCATCATTCACGCATCGCAAGGAACGGGACTATCACAACCATCGATGGCTCGCTTCGCCCATCCTGGGAGCATGGCATGA
- a CDS encoding UvrD-helicase domain-containing protein, protein MTTKTSFNIADPLPQGTVLLAASAGTGKTWTISAVCAKAIATGMLTIENLLLVTFNRSAARELRSKVYERLVRTKSLLAGDREPKDPCDESLKDLGPEGLKRIAAALDSFDRAVVTTTHEFASRMLAELGVLSDHDPSSVLLADLTPVADEVSDDRYLAEYLDADRRPSVGDRRNLSRDVAVKYGEVPIEPDMYPVSPDVAWAMSVREEVRKRSRNRAVHTFDDLINDLVQALRDPVRGPMACETLARRFSLVMVDEFQDTDPLQWEILHRSFHGHSNLWLIGDPKQSIYAFRGADIYAYQDAADCAEHVFHLDVNYRADEPIVEAVNTLFGKAQLGSGITLESVTADHRESRISTQTAQPRRYNWSQPFQIRCLESPLDGRLDAKTSDRLVTEDLVNQVIMMLEGGSIIHDDDGKRDRPLRPNDIAILVRTRKTGAQIAAALSQAKQPAVFSGATPVWSSQAAEDLVTLLEALDNTDERLRTRLCLSDLIGATPADLAASDSRVRSDLAIDLARWASVWPSTGVWGTVEAALHRPGVLARLVATSGGERYVTDLRHVAQQAHATAYEAGLTPTATAGWIRDQQQRSGDDEPRRLDSDQQAVTIMTIHEAKGLGFPVVLLPDIANGRAPRKNISGPVVWHNRQRRVLDISYHAANRAMAIEGHEEDERGENLRLLYVALTRARSAVRLWWSPCSRRHRWSAFQRLIEMDRSTGELSLGEAGIDPGSVLWLNSGPIMTTIVPGNQQQLVRTQDAQQRVIADPRCLKRPLDLDFVRTSYSGLTADLHGSVHPESTSAMTDEPDDDESLDTTASGLCGLPGGTAFGTLVHAVLEYVDTTSPDLFEELLAITRRTLRTTPLPDVPATDLAKGLEQVLRTNLGALAPGMSLADFPPDNRLAEMNFELAMSQSRPAATMADLAKRLKDPGLVPPDDPIHGYGDTLATMPNGDTHLRGFLTGSIDAVLRRPDGRHLVVDYKTNRVPGARKLRADMYDTDTMRAMMFSSHYPLQGLLYSAALHRFLSSSLTGYDPARHLGPIGYLFVRGMSGDPAPDTGMPQGVFTWQPKPELIEAISECLGGHHV, encoded by the coding sequence ATGACGACGAAAACCTCATTCAATATCGCCGATCCGCTACCACAAGGAACGGTTCTACTGGCTGCGAGCGCCGGAACGGGCAAGACCTGGACAATTTCGGCGGTCTGTGCCAAGGCGATCGCTACCGGGATGCTCACCATCGAGAATCTCCTCCTGGTCACCTTCAACCGGTCAGCAGCTAGGGAATTGCGTAGCAAAGTGTATGAACGCCTTGTCCGCACCAAATCCTTGCTCGCAGGAGACCGGGAGCCCAAAGACCCCTGTGATGAGTCCCTCAAGGACCTCGGGCCAGAAGGACTGAAGCGGATAGCAGCAGCCCTGGACTCCTTCGACCGAGCTGTAGTCACGACCACCCACGAGTTCGCATCCCGGATGCTGGCTGAGTTGGGAGTCTTGTCAGATCACGACCCATCGTCAGTTCTCCTGGCCGACCTCACTCCTGTGGCCGACGAGGTGTCCGACGACAGGTACCTGGCTGAGTATCTCGATGCTGATCGGCGGCCTTCTGTTGGCGACAGGCGCAATCTGTCCCGGGATGTTGCCGTGAAGTACGGCGAAGTGCCGATCGAACCGGATATGTATCCCGTGTCGCCTGATGTTGCCTGGGCGATGTCGGTTCGTGAAGAGGTACGCAAACGCTCGCGAAATAGAGCAGTACACACCTTTGACGATCTCATCAACGATCTTGTCCAAGCACTGCGAGACCCTGTCCGCGGCCCCATGGCGTGTGAAACCTTGGCACGGCGCTTCTCTCTGGTCATGGTTGACGAGTTCCAGGACACCGATCCTCTGCAGTGGGAGATTTTGCACCGGTCCTTTCATGGGCACAGTAACCTGTGGCTCATCGGTGACCCCAAACAGTCCATCTATGCGTTTCGCGGCGCCGATATCTACGCCTATCAGGACGCCGCTGATTGCGCAGAACATGTCTTTCATCTGGACGTCAATTACCGGGCTGACGAACCCATCGTCGAGGCGGTCAATACCCTTTTTGGCAAAGCACAATTAGGGAGCGGGATCACCCTGGAGTCGGTCACCGCCGATCACCGGGAGTCGCGAATTAGCACTCAAACTGCGCAGCCTCGCCGATACAACTGGTCACAGCCCTTCCAGATCCGTTGTCTGGAATCTCCCCTCGACGGTCGATTGGATGCCAAAACCTCGGATCGCCTTGTCACTGAGGATCTGGTCAATCAAGTCATCATGATGTTGGAAGGCGGCTCGATCATCCACGATGACGATGGAAAACGGGACAGACCACTTCGCCCCAACGACATCGCCATCCTCGTCCGGACGCGCAAGACTGGTGCGCAGATCGCTGCCGCTTTGTCTCAAGCCAAGCAGCCTGCCGTCTTCTCTGGGGCAACACCGGTCTGGTCCTCCCAGGCTGCTGAGGATCTTGTCACTCTCCTCGAAGCCCTCGACAACACTGACGAGAGGCTGCGCACCCGGTTGTGTCTGTCTGACCTCATAGGTGCGACCCCTGCCGATCTCGCGGCCTCGGATTCCCGAGTGCGTTCCGATCTCGCCATCGATCTGGCCCGTTGGGCAAGTGTGTGGCCCAGCACCGGAGTGTGGGGCACCGTCGAAGCGGCCCTTCACCGACCAGGGGTGTTGGCGCGTCTTGTCGCCACGAGCGGGGGCGAGCGATACGTCACCGACCTTCGTCACGTCGCTCAACAAGCGCACGCCACCGCCTACGAGGCCGGCCTCACACCAACCGCAACGGCGGGGTGGATTCGCGACCAGCAACAACGATCCGGTGATGATGAACCCCGTCGCCTCGACAGTGACCAGCAGGCCGTCACCATCATGACCATCCATGAGGCGAAGGGGTTGGGTTTTCCAGTCGTGCTGCTGCCTGACATTGCCAATGGACGGGCGCCACGGAAGAACATCAGCGGGCCGGTTGTCTGGCACAACAGGCAGAGGCGCGTCCTCGACATCTCTTACCATGCGGCCAATCGCGCCATGGCGATTGAGGGCCACGAAGAGGACGAGCGTGGAGAGAATCTGCGGCTTCTCTATGTCGCTCTTACGCGCGCCCGATCAGCCGTTCGTCTGTGGTGGTCTCCCTGCTCGCGACGTCATCGATGGTCGGCCTTCCAGCGTTTGATCGAAATGGACCGTTCTACTGGCGAACTCAGTCTTGGCGAGGCCGGAATTGATCCGGGTAGCGTCCTCTGGCTCAACTCAGGGCCGATCATGACAACCATCGTGCCAGGCAACCAACAACAGCTTGTTCGAACACAAGATGCCCAGCAGCGGGTCATTGCAGATCCTCGTTGTCTGAAACGACCCCTCGACCTTGACTTCGTCCGGACGTCGTATTCGGGATTGACCGCCGACCTTCACGGCTCTGTACACCCGGAGTCGACGTCCGCCATGACTGACGAACCTGACGACGATGAGTCCCTCGACACCACTGCTTCAGGGTTGTGTGGGCTTCCGGGTGGCACCGCCTTTGGCACTCTGGTCCATGCGGTCCTGGAATATGTCGATACGACTTCGCCTGATCTGTTCGAGGAGCTTCTGGCGATCACCCGCAGAACTCTGCGTACGACGCCGTTGCCGGATGTGCCCGCAACCGATCTTGCCAAAGGTTTGGAACAGGTGTTGAGGACTAATCTTGGCGCCTTGGCACCGGGCATGTCCTTGGCGGACTTTCCCCCCGACAACCGACTCGCGGAGATGAACTTCGAGTTGGCGATGTCGCAAAGTCGACCCGCAGCGACAATGGCTGATCTGGCGAAACGTCTCAAGGATCCGGGATTGGTGCCACCTGATGACCCGATCCATGGCTATGGGGACACTTTGGCCACCATGCCCAACGGTGACACGCATCTGCGAGGTTTTCTGACCGGCTCGATTGATGCTGTCTTGAGACGACCGGATGGCCGCCACCTCGTCGTCGACTACAAGACAAATCGAGTTCCTGGTGCCCGAAAACTACGAGCCGACATGTACGACACCGACACCATGCGCGCCATGATGTTCAGTTCCCACTATCCGCTTCAGGGATTGTTGTATTCGGCTGCCTTGCATCGGTTCCTCTCCTCAAGCCTGACCGGGTACGACCCCGCCCGCCACCTCGGTCCGATTGGGTATCTCTTCGTTCGAGGGATGAGCGGTGATCCAGCCCCGGATACGGGAATGCCCCAGGGAGTGTTCACCTGGCAACCAAAACCAGAACTCATCGAAGCGATCAGCGAGTGTTTGGGAGGCCACCATGTCTGA
- the recD gene encoding exodeoxyribonuclease V subunit alpha produces the protein MSDLVPVGAGPRLEPFARAGVLEPSDIHLANLVCRIGEEPNPDVSLAIALSCRELRRGSVFWDPREIAESIRRQILDPAIPDINESEQAALFDDLEWPEPEAWLSALAHSRVIATRSDLLNRLPARLDDGLLYLEKYWQAEHDVARDLAALAADPPDQEPDFAESIVSEVGDALRSSDITLDPAQKDAAVAAITHRISVLAGGPGTGKTTTVCTVLASLQKADPDLGAIALAAPSGKAAARLRDSVSEESKHMPENLRPVVADATTVHSLLKWQGPGTAFGYDETHQLPFGVVVVDEASMLSLPLAASLLAAIGPGTRLILVGDPGQLVSVDAGSVLADIVSSADTLGSRLPVTVLTRNHRSEGDIADLSEAVREGDKEAAVGVLTKFLPDQDAPRPSSALPSISWIDADPANITMADLPAVAKVIAQTGSRMLELAQSGSDVDALELVDAHRLLCAHREGPYGVDEWSQHMVSVLTNVLPGIDQSRWALGETAIVTHNLAQLGVNNGDCGVVVETQPVPTVALPGPGGAPRRLPCSLIPSLQPLQAMTIHKAQGSQFTHVTVILPPPDSPLLTRELFYTAITRARKHLTVVGTRESVERAIDRANDRRSGIQRRWEENRAT, from the coding sequence ATGTCTGACCTTGTCCCAGTCGGAGCCGGACCTCGATTGGAACCTTTCGCACGCGCCGGGGTTCTCGAACCAAGCGACATCCACCTTGCCAACTTGGTATGCCGTATTGGCGAGGAACCCAATCCTGACGTCAGTTTGGCCATTGCGTTGTCGTGCCGTGAGCTGCGGCGAGGGTCAGTGTTCTGGGATCCCCGCGAGATTGCCGAGTCCATCCGACGTCAGATTCTCGACCCCGCGATTCCCGACATCAACGAGAGCGAGCAGGCTGCGCTCTTTGATGATTTGGAATGGCCCGAACCGGAAGCCTGGTTGTCGGCACTGGCACACAGCCGCGTCATTGCCACCCGTAGTGATCTCCTCAACCGGTTGCCGGCCCGCCTGGACGATGGTCTGCTGTACCTTGAGAAGTACTGGCAGGCTGAACACGACGTCGCACGGGATTTGGCGGCACTGGCGGCTGACCCTCCCGACCAAGAACCCGACTTTGCCGAGAGCATCGTGTCAGAAGTCGGCGACGCCCTCCGCTCCTCCGACATCACGTTGGATCCGGCCCAGAAAGATGCCGCTGTCGCAGCCATTACTCATCGGATCAGCGTTCTCGCCGGTGGCCCCGGAACCGGCAAGACGACGACGGTGTGCACTGTTCTGGCCTCGCTTCAGAAAGCGGATCCGGACCTCGGCGCCATTGCCCTCGCGGCCCCCAGCGGCAAGGCGGCAGCACGTCTTCGCGACTCGGTGTCCGAGGAGTCAAAGCACATGCCAGAAAATCTGAGACCCGTCGTCGCTGATGCCACGACCGTCCATTCTCTCTTGAAATGGCAGGGGCCAGGGACGGCCTTTGGCTATGACGAAACGCACCAGCTTCCTTTCGGAGTGGTCGTCGTGGACGAGGCGTCCATGCTGTCTCTTCCCCTGGCTGCAAGCCTTCTTGCCGCGATTGGTCCCGGGACGCGCCTCATCCTGGTGGGAGACCCCGGACAGCTTGTCTCGGTGGACGCTGGAAGTGTCCTGGCCGACATCGTGTCGTCGGCAGACACCCTCGGCAGTCGTCTGCCTGTCACGGTCCTCACGCGAAACCACCGCTCGGAAGGAGATATTGCTGATTTGTCCGAAGCCGTTCGCGAGGGGGACAAGGAGGCTGCTGTGGGGGTGCTCACAAAGTTTCTGCCTGACCAGGATGCGCCAAGGCCAAGCTCTGCCCTGCCGAGCATTTCCTGGATCGACGCAGACCCAGCCAACATCACCATGGCTGACCTTCCAGCTGTCGCGAAGGTCATCGCACAGACGGGATCGCGCATGCTCGAGCTGGCCCAGTCCGGGTCCGACGTCGATGCCCTCGAACTCGTGGACGCTCATCGTTTGCTGTGCGCCCACCGAGAAGGGCCCTATGGCGTCGATGAGTGGTCACAACACATGGTTTCGGTTCTCACCAACGTCCTGCCCGGCATTGATCAGAGTCGATGGGCGCTCGGCGAGACCGCCATCGTCACGCACAACCTCGCGCAGCTGGGCGTCAACAATGGCGACTGCGGGGTCGTCGTGGAAACTCAACCGGTTCCAACCGTGGCTCTTCCCGGGCCGGGTGGTGCTCCTCGGAGGCTGCCCTGTTCCCTCATCCCATCTTTGCAACCTTTGCAGGCGATGACGATTCACAAGGCTCAGGGAAGCCAGTTCACCCATGTCACGGTGATTCTGCCGCCGCCAGACTCCCCGCTCCTCACCCGTGAGTTGTTCTACACGGCCATCACTCGCGCCCGCAAGCATCTCACGGTCGTCGGGACGAGGGAGTCCGTCGAACGCGCCATCGATCGGGCCAACGACCGCCGGTCTGGCATTCAGCGCCGGTGGGAAGAAAACCGTGCAACGTGA